The sequence ACGATGAGCGCTTAGGCAAACGGTAATGCGGTCGGCCGAGCAACTGGTTGGCAATCGTTGCATTGCGAATGGCCGCAATCCCCAGGTCCGGCGAACCAACGCCATGCTGGAAGATTTCCGCGTTCTGCACAAAGATACGGCCCGTGCCTGCATCGCAGCGGCGCGCCGTGAAATCCTCCTGGACGATGCAGTCGCCGTATTCATCGGTTTCAAGCACTGCGCCCTTGAGCCTTTCAAACCACTGCGGCCAGGCATGCCCATAGCCTGTGGCTGCGACAATGGCATCGGCTTCGAGGGTGCTGGTCTGGTCCAGCTCACGGTGCCGGTAGGCAATTCGCAGCGTGCCGTCGATATCCTCCACCGTCTCGACCTCACAGTTGGAAAGCAACGTCAGGCCTGGATCAGCGCCGCCAATCGAGCGTTCATAGATCAGGTCGTAGATGTCGGCGATGGTCGAAAAACTGATGCCTTTGTACAGCAACCCCTGCCCCGCAACGATGTCGCGGCGGCGCTCCCTTGGAATGCTGTGGAAGTACTCCATGTAGGACGGCGTAAAACACTCCTGCCCCAGTTTCGAATACTCCATGGGATGGAAACCCGGCGAGCGCGTGATCCAGCGAATCGAAGCACCCGCCGCGATCCGCTCGGGTGTCAGCTC is a genomic window of Pseudomonas sp. ADAK18 containing:
- the basC gene encoding putative histamine N-monooxygenase, whose protein sequence is MDIPNVDIAGVGIGPFNLGLAALLSKHPGVTGIFLDRKAEFRWHEGLLLPGTTLQVPFLADLVTMADPTHQLSYLNYLHQHDRLYQFYYYENFQVPRREYDHYCRWASQQLPACHFGEDICDVTYDASADRFLIESQSVSGFKRHYYSRDLAIGVGTVPLLPQWAQVKSTAPVMHSAEFGKRQEQLSKCQRVTVIGSGQSAAECVLALFNELTPERIAAGASIRWITRSPGFHPMEYSKLGQECFTPSYMEYFHSIPRERRRDIVAGQGLLYKGISFSTIADIYDLIYERSIGGADPGLTLLSNCEVETVEDIDGTLRIAYRHRELDQTSTLEADAIVAATGYGHAWPQWFERLKGAVLETDEYGDCIVQEDFTARRCDAGTGRIFVQNAEIFQHGVGSPDLGIAAIRNATIANQLLGRPHYRLPKRSSFQRYGMHEA